The following are encoded together in the Bradyrhizobium sp. CCGUVB1N3 genome:
- a CDS encoding autotransporter domain-containing protein has product MLLADASDRRGLLKQSQVLARPFWLAAALSLAAVGPAFAQATEGGAGGSGSSSFSNGGTSSATSQGGDGGNAAAVTRGGGGGGAGATGGGGGAGSGGAVGGNGGISAGLSGGTGGNGSSGNSGGGGGGGAHGDVVTTDTTNSATITGGVGGRGGSSTGTASGGGGGAGGYGVVIDGSGLTYSNNGTIGGGNGGSGGANTTGNGFGGNGGDGGYGVFLTGASILTNSGTITGGNGGSGGNATSSTQSSAGGDGGNGGTAVYFAGGGTLINSGTITGGTSGALGAGSSSVLNGVKSDGEAGSAGDGVVGANLTIINSGTISAGVNLGAPVDANAITFTGGSNVLELWAGSVINGNVVGTGTDTFRLGGSTDSTFDVSSIGSTAQYQGFSTFVKTGSSTWTLTGTTTAVTPWSINQGTLAVGSDASLGAASGGLAFGGGTLQVLADFTTSRTITLNTGGGTFDTNGYSMTLSGAIDGTGGLTKIGTGTLVLTGTSSYTGATIVDAGVLDVEGAITGTSSVTVNAGATLTGTGLVDPLTVTINAGGVLAPGNGTAGSSMTIDGNLAMQSGAIYLVQLDPSAASFATVTGTATLGGATVSAVFANGSYVSKSYTILTASGGISGTFGSLVNTNLPANFHTSLSYDANDAYLNLILTFAVPGGLNGNQQAVGNALTNFFNANGGIPLVYGALTPAGLTQASGELASAPQQTTFDAMGRFLGLLTDPALQPIAGTRGTSGVTSFAEQDSASVRPAAKRSDAFAMFSDAPPRNFEQRWGVWAAGVGGSQTTTGSTAVGSNDATSRAYATAAGADYRLSPATVAGFALAGGATSFNVNGLGSGRSDLFQAGIYLRHVEGPAFITAALAYGWQDITTDRTVTISGVDRLRANFKANAWAGRVEGGYRFVAPVSGGIGLTPYAAAQATVFDQPAYAEQVVSGASTFALSYAGKRVADSRSELGLRTDKSFAVGDGILTLRGRLAWAHDFNPDRSASASFLVLPGASFAVSGAAQARDSALTTTSVEMRWANGWSAAATFEGEFSAVTHSYAGKGAVRYAW; this is encoded by the coding sequence GTGCTGCTCGCTGATGCGTCCGATCGCCGCGGACTGTTGAAACAATCGCAGGTGCTCGCCCGGCCGTTCTGGCTTGCGGCGGCGCTGTCGCTTGCCGCGGTGGGCCCCGCCTTCGCGCAGGCGACCGAAGGCGGCGCAGGCGGTTCCGGGTCCTCCTCCTTCTCGAACGGCGGCACGAGCTCGGCGACCAGCCAGGGCGGCGACGGCGGCAACGCGGCAGCCGTCACCCGCGGCGGTGGCGGTGGCGGCGCCGGCGCGACCGGGGGCGGCGGCGGCGCAGGCTCCGGCGGCGCGGTCGGCGGCAATGGTGGCATCAGTGCGGGGCTTAGCGGGGGCACCGGCGGCAATGGCAGCAGTGGCAACAGCGGCGGCGGAGGTGGCGGCGGCGCGCATGGCGACGTCGTGACCACGGATACCACCAATTCCGCAACGATCACGGGCGGCGTGGGCGGGCGCGGCGGTTCGAGCACGGGCACCGCGAGCGGGGGCGGCGGTGGCGCCGGCGGCTATGGCGTGGTGATCGATGGCAGCGGCCTCACCTACTCCAACAACGGCACCATCGGCGGCGGCAATGGCGGAAGCGGCGGCGCCAATACCACAGGCAACGGCTTTGGCGGCAACGGAGGTGACGGCGGATACGGCGTCTTCCTGACCGGCGCCAGCATCCTCACCAATTCCGGGACGATCACGGGCGGCAACGGGGGCAGCGGCGGAAACGCGACCTCCAGCACCCAGAGCTCGGCCGGCGGCGACGGCGGCAATGGCGGCACCGCCGTCTATTTCGCCGGCGGCGGCACGCTGATCAATTCGGGCACCATCACCGGCGGCACGTCCGGCGCGCTCGGTGCCGGCTCCTCCAGCGTACTCAATGGCGTGAAGAGTGACGGGGAGGCTGGCTCGGCCGGCGACGGCGTCGTGGGCGCCAATCTCACGATCATCAACAGCGGCACGATCTCGGCCGGGGTGAACCTCGGCGCGCCGGTCGACGCCAACGCGATCACCTTCACCGGCGGTAGCAACGTCTTGGAGCTTTGGGCCGGTTCGGTTATCAACGGCAACGTCGTCGGCACCGGCACCGATACGTTCCGACTCGGCGGCTCGACCGACAGCACGTTCGACGTCTCCAGCATCGGCTCGACGGCGCAGTATCAGGGTTTTTCGACGTTCGTGAAAACTGGCAGCAGCACCTGGACGCTGACCGGCACGACGACGGCGGTAACGCCCTGGAGCATCAATCAGGGCACGCTCGCAGTTGGCTCCGACGCCAGCCTCGGCGCGGCGTCCGGTGGCCTCGCTTTCGGTGGCGGTACGTTGCAGGTTTTGGCGGATTTCACCACCAGCCGAACCATCACGCTCAATACGGGCGGCGGCACCTTCGACACCAACGGCTACAGCATGACGCTTTCAGGCGCCATCGACGGCACCGGCGGGCTCACCAAGATCGGCACCGGCACGCTGGTGCTGACGGGAACGAGTTCCTACACCGGCGCGACCATCGTCGATGCCGGCGTGCTCGACGTCGAAGGCGCGATCACCGGCACCTCCTCCGTAACGGTGAACGCCGGCGCCACGTTGACCGGCACGGGCCTCGTCGATCCCTTGACCGTGACGATCAATGCCGGCGGCGTGCTGGCTCCGGGCAACGGCACGGCGGGATCGTCGATGACGATCGACGGCAATCTCGCGATGCAATCCGGCGCGATCTATCTCGTGCAGCTCGATCCGTCGGCCGCGTCCTTCGCAACCGTCACCGGCACCGCGACACTCGGCGGCGCGACCGTGAGCGCGGTGTTCGCCAATGGCAGCTATGTCAGCAAGAGCTATACCATTCTGACCGCGAGCGGCGGCATCTCGGGCACGTTCGGCTCGCTGGTGAACACCAACCTGCCGGCCAACTTTCACACCAGTTTGAGCTACGATGCTAACGACGCCTATCTCAATCTCATCCTGACCTTCGCCGTTCCGGGTGGACTGAACGGCAACCAGCAGGCCGTCGGCAACGCACTGACCAATTTCTTCAATGCGAACGGCGGCATTCCGCTGGTCTATGGCGCGCTGACGCCGGCAGGACTCACTCAAGCCTCGGGCGAGCTCGCGAGCGCCCCGCAGCAAACCACCTTCGACGCAATGGGCCGGTTCCTGGGCCTGCTGACCGATCCCGCCCTGCAGCCGATTGCAGGGACACGAGGAACGAGCGGCGTAACCAGCTTTGCGGAGCAGGACAGTGCAAGCGTCCGTCCTGCCGCCAAGCGGAGTGACGCGTTCGCGATGTTCTCCGATGCCCCGCCCCGCAATTTTGAACAGCGCTGGGGCGTTTGGGCGGCCGGCGTTGGCGGTTCCCAAACCACCACTGGAAGCACGGCCGTCGGGTCGAACGATGCGACGAGCCGTGCCTACGCTACCGCCGCCGGCGCCGACTATCGGCTTTCGCCAGCCACGGTGGCCGGCTTTGCGCTCGCGGGCGGCGCCACCAGCTTCAACGTGAATGGTCTCGGGTCCGGCCGCTCCGATCTGTTTCAGGCGGGCATCTATCTGCGCCATGTCGAGGGGCCTGCCTTCATCACCGCCGCGCTCGCCTACGGATGGCAGGACATCACCACCGATCGTACCGTGACAATCTCCGGCGTCGATCGCCTGCGCGCCAACTTCAAGGCCAATGCCTGGGCAGGTCGGGTCGAAGGCGGCTATCGATTTGTCGCACCCGTGAGCGGCGGTATCGGCCTCACGCCCTATGCAGCGGCTCAGGCGACCGTCTTCGATCAGCCGGCCTACGCCGAACAGGTCGTCTCCGGTGCATCGACCTTCGCACTGAGCTACGCCGGCAAACGCGTGGCTGACAGCCGCAGCGAGCTTGGCCTGCGCACCGACAAGTCCTTCGCCGTGGGGGATGGCATCCTCACCCTGCGCGGCCGCCTCGCCTGGGCGCATGACTTCAACCCCGATCGCTCGGCGTCTGCCAGCTTCCTGGTGCTGCCGGGCGCGAGCTTCGCGGTCAGCGGGGCCGCGCAGGCGCGCGATTCCGCGCTCACCACGACCTCGGTCGAAATGAGGTGGGCCAACGGCTGGTCGGCCGCGGCGACATTCGAAGGCGAGTTCTCCGCCGTCACGCACTCCTATGCCGGCAAGGGCGCGGTGCGCTACGCCTGGTGA
- a CDS encoding nitroreductase, translating to MPDAIDLLKTRRSVKPREMAGPGPSPSELETILTIGARVPDHGKLAPWRFIVFEGEARMRAGEVIARVFARKNPGAPATDIEIERKRLTDAPLVIGIVSFTKPHPKVPAWEQELSAGASAMNIVTAATALGYGACWLTGWFAFDRDVLEGLGLKPDEKLAGLVHIGRPTKPSEDRPRPALSEIVTRF from the coding sequence GTGCCCGACGCCATCGACCTCCTGAAGACCCGCCGCTCCGTCAAGCCGCGCGAGATGGCGGGGCCCGGCCCCTCGCCGTCCGAGCTCGAGACGATCCTCACCATCGGCGCGCGGGTGCCGGATCATGGCAAGCTCGCGCCCTGGCGCTTCATCGTCTTCGAAGGCGAGGCCCGGATGCGCGCCGGCGAAGTGATCGCGCGCGTGTTCGCGCGCAAGAATCCGGGCGCGCCGGCGACCGACATCGAGATCGAAAGGAAGCGGCTCACCGACGCGCCGCTCGTCATCGGGATCGTCAGCTTCACCAAGCCGCACCCGAAGGTGCCGGCCTGGGAGCAGGAATTGTCGGCCGGCGCCAGCGCCATGAACATCGTCACGGCCGCGACTGCGCTCGGCTATGGCGCGTGCTGGCTGACCGGCTGGTTCGCCTTCGACCGCGACGTGCTGGAAGGGCTCGGGCTGAAGCCGGACGAGAAGCTCGCCGGCCTCGTGCACATCGGCAGGCCGACCAAGCCGAGCGAAGACCGCCCGCGCCCGGCACTCTCGGAGATCGTGACGCGGTTCTAG
- a CDS encoding serine hydrolase, whose product MITTRRTFLAGAALLAGTAVRSRANDIPVPSPDQLERITAFFDNEVTTGRLPGAVILVQQHGKPLFLKTIGVRDVRTGLPMTPDTIFAIHSMTKPVTSLAAMMLIDTGRLSLSDPVSKYISSFADVKVGLDTAAAERLHVLKTVTPIRPVTVQDLMRHTSGITYGYIGGELIEEAYMAANIFEGGFDNTEFADRIAKLPLARQPGTLWRYGHSTDVLGRVIEVISGQTLYQFLKQNVLDPLGMTSTKFVLTTPDEFKRMARPLPSDKILLDAERDRLAHPEWESGGGGLLSTITDYGRFAQMLLNGGELDGKRYLSPAAFKNMTTDHIGPGSGVDRDYFYFPGDGFGYGYGLAVRTDPGNAKPPPPGSIGELKWDSGSGTYFGVDPKLDMIYVMMQQTQNERGRITPAFKALVYDAYPPGLRRP is encoded by the coding sequence ATGATCACCACGCGACGAACATTCCTCGCCGGCGCAGCGCTGCTCGCCGGCACCGCCGTGCGCAGCCGCGCGAACGACATACCCGTGCCCTCGCCCGATCAGCTCGAGCGCATCACGGCGTTCTTCGACAACGAGGTCACGACTGGCCGGCTTCCGGGTGCGGTCATACTGGTTCAGCAACACGGCAAGCCGCTCTTTCTGAAGACCATTGGCGTGCGCGACGTGCGGACCGGCCTGCCCATGACGCCGGACACGATCTTCGCCATCCACTCCATGACCAAGCCGGTCACGAGCCTCGCGGCCATGATGCTGATCGATACCGGCAGGCTGTCCCTGTCCGATCCCGTCTCCAAATACATCTCGTCCTTCGCCGACGTGAAAGTTGGGCTCGACACGGCGGCCGCCGAGCGATTGCATGTCCTCAAAACGGTGACCCCGATCCGGCCGGTCACCGTTCAGGACCTCATGCGGCACACCTCCGGGATCACTTACGGATATATCGGCGGCGAGCTGATCGAAGAGGCCTATATGGCCGCGAACATTTTCGAAGGCGGTTTCGACAATACGGAGTTCGCCGATCGCATTGCGAAACTGCCGCTGGCGCGCCAGCCCGGCACGCTCTGGCGCTACGGTCATTCCACCGACGTGCTCGGCCGCGTCATCGAGGTCATTTCGGGGCAGACGCTCTACCAGTTCCTCAAGCAGAACGTGCTCGATCCGCTCGGCATGACCAGCACCAAATTCGTGCTGACGACGCCCGACGAGTTCAAGCGGATGGCTCGGCCGCTGCCAAGCGACAAGATCCTGCTCGACGCCGAACGCGACCGCCTCGCCCATCCCGAATGGGAATCCGGCGGCGGCGGCCTGCTCTCGACCATCACCGACTACGGCCGCTTTGCGCAGATGCTGCTCAATGGCGGCGAGCTCGACGGCAAGCGCTATCTCAGCCCCGCCGCCTTCAAGAACATGACGACGGACCACATCGGGCCGGGCTCGGGCGTCGATCGCGACTATTTCTATTTCCCGGGCGACGGCTTCGGCTACGGCTACGGCCTTGCGGTGCGCACCGATCCCGGCAATGCCAAACCGCCGCCACCGGGCTCGATCGGCGAATTGAAGTGGGATTCGGGCAGCGGCACCTATTTCGGCGTCGATCCCAAGCTCGACATGATCTACGTCATGATGCAGCAGACCCAGAACGAGCGCGGCCGCATCACGCCAGCCTTCAAGGCGCTCGTCTACGATGCCTACCCTCCCGGGCTACGCCGCCCGTGA